CGGCCGTGAAGACGACGCGCGAGGGTGACCGGATCGCCGGCCCCGGCATCGGTGACGATTGCCGCGGCCTCGCGGTGGTGCTCACGCTCGCGAAGGTGCTCAAGGAACAGCGCGTGGAGCCGATGGGGCGCGTCTATCTCGTCGGCAACGTCGGTGAGGAGGGACCGGGGAACCTCCGCGGCATCCGGCACCTCCTCACGAAGGAGTTCCCGGGGAAGATCGACTACTTCATCTCAGTCGACGGCGCCGGCGCCGGTGCGATCACGTCGCGCGCGGTGGGGTCGCACCGATACACCGTCTCGTTCGAAGGGCCGGGAGGTCACAGCTACGGCGCGTTCGGGATGACGAACCCGATGCACGCGATGGGGCGCGCGATCGCGAACATCGCCGAGATCCCCGTGCCGATGCGTCCGCGGACGACCTTCAACGTGGGCGTGGTGCGCGGCGGCACGAGCGTGAACACGATCACGCCGCTCGCGCAGATGGAGGTGGACATGCGCTCGGAATCGGCCGAGGAGCTGCGGAAGGTCGACGCGGCGATCCGCGCGGCCATCGACAAGGGCGTGGCGGACGAACGGGCGCGCTGGCCGGCCTCGCGCGCGCCGATCACCGTGAAGTACGACACGATCGGCATCCGCCCGACGGGCGGGCAGTCGGACGATGCTCCGATCGTGCAGACGGCGTGGAAGGCCGTGGAGGCGCTCGGCTGGCTCCCCGCGACGCTCGCGTCGAGCACCGATGCCAACCTGCCGATTGCAATGGGGATCCCGGCGATCACGATCGGCGGCGGCGGGCGCAGCATGGGCGCGCACGGCACCGAGGAGGCCTACACGGAGACGCCCGACTCGTACAAGGGACCGCAACTCGCACTGCTCATCGTCGCCGCGCTCGCGGGCGTGGCGCGCTAAGGAGGACCACCATGGATCGTCGTGATTTCCTCACCGCGCTCGGCGTCGGTGCGCTGGGCGCATCGCTCCCGCGCCTCGCGGACGCTCAGCAGGGCACACCGGGCAAGGCGCCGGCCCGCCCCGCGGCGCTTCCCGCCATGACCGTCTACAAGAGCGCGTCGTGCGGCTGCTGCCACCTCTGGGTGGAGCATGCGCGCGCCAACGGCTTCACGGTGCGCACCATCGACACCGAGGACTTGGCGAAGGTGAAGGCCGAACTCGGCGTGCCGGGTGCGCTCCAGAGCTGCCACACCGTCGTCGTCGCGAACTATCTCGTCGAAGGGCATGTGCCCGCTGACGATGTGAAGCGGATGCTCAAGGAGAAGCCCGCGATCCGCGGCATCGCGGTGCCCGGCATGCCGGTCGGTTCGCCCGGGATGGAGCAGGGCCCCGTGTCAGGCTATCAGCGATACGAGGTGGTGGCGTTCACGACGACGGGACAGCGGAGCACGTTCGCGCGGCACTGAATGGAGGAAGAAGGTTGAAGGGTGAAGGGTGAATGCCGTCACGGTATCCCGGCATCGCGGTCCTTCATCCTTCACCCTTCATCCTTCCGCCTGCCTCACGGCCGCGGCATCGCCAGCGTCGTCAGCAGTTCCCGCGTCTCCGCTGAGTCGAATCGCTCGAGCGCGGTGATCGCCTTCCGACGGAGCGTCGGCGACTCGGTGCCCTGCGCGATCGCCGCGAGCTTGTCGCGCGAGGCCCGTGATCCTTCCTGTGCGAGCGCCGAGATGAGCGCGTCGCGGGTGGACGAATCCCCGGCCGCGTCGAAGGCGCCGGCCAGATCCACGCCGCTCGCACCCGCGCGTTCGGCCATGAGGACGGCGCGACGCCGGGTCGCACTCGACAGCGTCTCGTCGCGCGCGACCGAGAGGAGCCACGTGGCGTTCACTCGCCCGCCGATCGCCGCCACTGCCGCGAGGAGCGCGTCACGAGAGCGCTCCTGCGCGAACCCTTTGAACGCCTCGCGCAGCAGCGCGGCATCCTCACCGGTCGCTTGCGCATCGCCAAGCCCGCCCGCGGCGATCGCCCGCAGGTCCTCGTCTCGCTTCGCATCCGTGAGGATGCCGCGGAGCTGACGCCGCGCCCGTGGATCCTCACTGCGCGAAAGGACCCGAACCGCCTCAGCAGCGACCCATCCGTCGGTGCGGGAGTCGCTGATCGCGATGAGCACCGGGATCGCCGAAGCACCGTCGAGGCGCAGCAGCGCGCCCAGCGCCGCGCGCCGCACCTCTCGGGACCGCTCATCGTCGCGTGCGATCGCCGCGAGCCCGTCGACCGCGGCGGCGTCACTCGCGAGCGCGGTCACGCCGATCGCCTCGCGCGCGGGACGTCCGTTGGTCGATCGCCCGATGCCGAGCAACAGCGCCGTCGCCTCGCGGACATCCACTGCGCCAAGGTCGGTCGCGGTCGAGTCGTGTGCACGGGGTCCCAC
This window of the Gemmatimonadota bacterium genome carries:
- a CDS encoding M20/M25/M40 family metallo-hydrolase — encoded protein: MHLHRLRHSPSVALLAALASAPLAAPLGAQARPIPVNDPAVQRAMAAMQPLQAWTLEQQVSICEIPAPPFKEQARAEEFRRRLVSFGYANTRIDAEGNVIAEIGRGTGATVMLAGHLDTVFPEGTAVKTTREGDRIAGPGIGDDCRGLAVVLTLAKVLKEQRVEPMGRVYLVGNVGEEGPGNLRGIRHLLTKEFPGKIDYFISVDGAGAGAITSRAVGSHRYTVSFEGPGGHSYGAFGMTNPMHAMGRAIANIAEIPVPMRPRTTFNVGVVRGGTSVNTITPLAQMEVDMRSESAEELRKVDAAIRAAIDKGVADERARWPASRAPITVKYDTIGIRPTGGQSDDAPIVQTAWKAVEALGWLPATLASSTDANLPIAMGIPAITIGGGGRSMGAHGTEEAYTETPDSYKGPQLALLIVAALAGVAR
- a CDS encoding HEAT repeat domain-containing protein is translated as MNARTVVLGAAGLGLLIVQAVRAQGGTLERRVAAVRDGRVEFDFPSRPDACGDGRGWFRVGQDAWYVRESEGAGPERAGRACETGPVRVVLQVVGREVLRIERYVGPRAHDSTATDLGAVDVREATALLLGIGRSTNGRPAREAIGVTALASDAAAVDGLAAIARDDERSREVRRAALGALLRLDGASAIPVLIAISDSRTDGWVAAEAVRVLSRSEDPRARRQLRGILTDAKRDEDLRAIAAGGLGDAQATGEDAALLREAFKGFAQERSRDALLAAVAAIGGRVNATWLLSVARDETLSSATRRRAVLMAERAGASGVDLAGAFDAAGDSSTRDALISALAQEGSRASRDKLAAIAQGTESPTLRRKAITALERFDSAETRELLTTLAMPRP
- a CDS encoding DUF411 domain-containing protein; its protein translation is MDRRDFLTALGVGALGASLPRLADAQQGTPGKAPARPAALPAMTVYKSASCGCCHLWVEHARANGFTVRTIDTEDLAKVKAELGVPGALQSCHTVVVANYLVEGHVPADDVKRMLKEKPAIRGIAVPGMPVGSPGMEQGPVSGYQRYEVVAFTTTGQRSTFARH